In the Hordeum vulgare subsp. vulgare chromosome 7H, MorexV3_pseudomolecules_assembly, whole genome shotgun sequence genome, one interval contains:
- the LOC123409785 gene encoding leucine-rich repeat protein 1-like: MAPPRAPSSFLLLAGAAILLGLAAGAARASNEEGDALYALRMRLSDPNGVLQSWDPTLVNPCTWFHVTCDSASRVVRLDLGNSNVSGSIGPELSRLVNLQYLELYRNNLDGEIPKELGKLKNLISLDLYANKLTGRIPKSLSKLSSLRFMRLNNNKLAGSIPRELAKLSNLKVIDLSNNDLCGTIPVDGPFSSFPLRSFENNSRLNGPELQGLVSYDFGC; the protein is encoded by the exons ATGGCGCCGCCTCGCgcgccctcctccttcctcctcctcgccggcgccgccatCCTGCTGGGcctggcggccggcgcggcgaggGCGTCCAACGAGGAGGGGGACGCGCTGTACGCGCTGCGGATGCGGCTGTCGGACCCCAACGGCGTGCTCCAGAGCTGGGATCCCACCCTCGTCAACCCCTGCACCTGGTTCCACGTCACCTGCGACAGCGCCAGCCGCGTCGTCCGCCT GGATTTAGGCAACTCCAACGTCTCCGGCTCCATCGGCCCCGAGCTCAGCCGCCTTGTGAATCTTCAGTACCT GGAGCTGTACAGGAATAACCTCGACGGCGAGATCCCAAAAGAATTGGGCAAGCTGAAGAATTTGATCAGCTTGGATCTGTATGCCAATAAGCTCACCGGAAGGATCCCCAAGTCACTTTCCAAGCTCAGCTCACTCAGATTCAT GCGCTTGAACAACAACAAACTTGCTGGATCAATTCCACGGGAGCTGGCCAAACTCTCCAACCTGAAAGTCAT TGATTTGTCTAACAATGACTTATGTGGGACGATCCCCGTCGATGGTCCATTCTCAAGCTTCCCTCTTCGAAG CTTCGAGAACAACAGCAGGCTGAATGGCCCAGAGCTGCAAGGATTGGTTTCCTATGACTTCGGATGCTAG